A stretch of Oncorhynchus gorbuscha isolate QuinsamMale2020 ecotype Even-year linkage group LG24, OgorEven_v1.0, whole genome shotgun sequence DNA encodes these proteins:
- the LOC124013213 gene encoding gastrula zinc finger protein XlCGF9.1-like, translating to MGKRPFVCSACGKDFPNLKGLNRHDRVHGDQCPQCSKTFVYRFGLTKHEQMVHSGVCPFACPTSGKRFAIRRDMETHGDASLCSHWRETVCLLPLCEAVQEACGAECSPEVTQRGEETLVLVLREGLSGLQ from the coding sequence ATGGGGAAGCGCCCGTTCGTCTGCTCAGCCTGCGGCAAGGACTTCCCCAACCTCAAGGGCCTCAACCGCCATGACCGCGTCCATGGCGACCAGTGTCCGCAGTGCAGCAAGACCTTCGTCTACCGCTTCGGCCTGACTAAGCACGAGCAGATGGTCCACAGCGGCGTGTGCCCGTTCGCCTGCCCGACCTCTGGCAAACGCTTCGCCATTCGGCGCGACATGGAGACGCATGGAGACGCATCTCTGTgttcacactggagagaaaccgttTGCCTGCTCCCTCTGTGTGAAGCGGTTCAAGAGGCGTGTGGAGCTGAATGTTCACCTGAGGTGACACAACGGGGAGAAGAGACACTGGTGCTCGTACTGCGGGAAGGGCTTTCTGGATTACAATAA